One segment of Bacillus alkalisoli DNA contains the following:
- the acsA gene encoding acetate--CoA ligase, whose product MKVEALPVTKGNYNLEDYDKTSASFDWSEVEKNFSWSETGRVNAAYEAIDRHALTHRKNKVALYYRDGNRDEKYTFKEMKEFSNKAGNVLKQACDVEKGDRVFVFMPRSPELYFAVLGAIKLGAIVGPLFEAFMEGAVKDRLEDSEANVLVTTPELLNRVPLDELPALKHVVLVGDGVKEEGPFVDFHTRLKTASKELQIEWVEKTDGLVLHYTSGSTGKPKGVLHVHNAMVQQYQTAKWVLDLQDDDVYWCTADPGWVTGTAYGIFGPWLVGASNVIVGGRFRPEAWYETIEDYGVSVWYSAPTAFRMLMGAGDEVVKKYNLSSLRHILSVGEPLNPEVVRWGSKVFQLRIHDTWWMTETGAQLICNYPCMEIKPGSMGKPIPGVKAAIVDDQGNELPPYRMGNLAIKKGWPSMMHTIWNNKEKYESYFMPGDWYVSGDSAYMDEDGYFWFQGRIDDVIMTSGERVGPFEVESKLVEHPAVAEAGVIGKPDPVRGEIIKAFVALRDGYEATDELKEEIRLFVKKGLAAHAAPREIEFRDKLPKTRSGKIMRRVLKAWELDLPTGDLSTMED is encoded by the coding sequence ATGAAAGTGGAAGCGCTGCCAGTGACAAAGGGGAACTATAATCTTGAAGATTATGATAAAACAAGTGCAAGCTTCGATTGGTCAGAGGTAGAGAAAAATTTCAGTTGGTCTGAAACTGGTCGAGTAAATGCTGCATATGAAGCAATCGATCGCCATGCTTTAACTCACCGAAAAAACAAAGTAGCATTATATTATCGTGACGGAAATCGTGACGAAAAATACACTTTTAAAGAGATGAAAGAGTTCTCTAACAAAGCCGGAAATGTATTAAAGCAAGCTTGTGATGTGGAAAAAGGGGATAGAGTATTTGTTTTCATGCCACGCTCGCCAGAACTATATTTTGCTGTGCTAGGAGCTATTAAACTAGGCGCCATCGTAGGGCCATTATTTGAAGCATTTATGGAAGGTGCAGTAAAAGATAGATTAGAAGATAGTGAGGCAAACGTATTAGTTACGACGCCTGAACTGTTAAATCGTGTACCATTAGATGAACTTCCAGCTTTAAAGCATGTCGTTCTTGTGGGAGACGGTGTAAAAGAAGAAGGACCATTTGTTGATTTTCATACTAGACTTAAAACTGCTAGCAAAGAGTTGCAAATAGAGTGGGTAGAAAAAACAGACGGATTAGTTCTACACTATACGAGTGGATCAACAGGTAAACCAAAAGGTGTTTTACATGTTCATAACGCTATGGTGCAACAATACCAAACGGCTAAATGGGTACTAGACTTACAAGATGACGATGTATATTGGTGTACAGCTGACCCAGGTTGGGTAACGGGTACCGCTTATGGTATTTTTGGTCCTTGGTTAGTCGGAGCATCAAACGTTATCGTTGGTGGGCGTTTTAGACCGGAAGCTTGGTATGAAACAATTGAAGATTATGGTGTATCGGTATGGTATAGTGCTCCGACAGCATTCCGTATGTTAATGGGTGCTGGAGATGAAGTAGTGAAGAAGTATAACCTGTCTTCACTTCGTCATATTTTGAGTGTAGGTGAACCACTAAATCCTGAAGTAGTTCGTTGGGGTTCTAAAGTATTCCAATTACGAATTCACGATACATGGTGGATGACAGAAACTGGGGCACAGTTGATTTGTAACTATCCTTGTATGGAGATTAAGCCTGGCTCTATGGGGAAACCTATTCCTGGAGTTAAAGCGGCTATAGTAGACGATCAAGGAAATGAATTACCACCATATAGAATGGGTAACCTCGCAATCAAAAAAGGTTGGCCATCTATGATGCACACGATTTGGAATAATAAAGAAAAGTATGAATCTTATTTCATGCCAGGTGACTGGTATGTTTCAGGGGACTCAGCTTATATGGATGAAGATGGGTACTTCTGGTTCCAAGGGCGTATCGATGACGTAATTATGACTTCTGGTGAGCGTGTAGGGCCATTCGAAGTTGAAAGCAAGCTTGTGGAGCATCCTGCAGTTGCTGAAGCTGGTGTAATCGGAAAGCCAGATCCGGTACGTGGTGAAATCATTAAAGCTTTCGTTGCTTTACGTGATGGCTATGAGGCAACAGATGAGCTAAAAGAAGAAATTCGTCTGTTTGTCAAAAAAGGTCTTGCAGCACATGCAGCTCCTAGAGAAATTGAATTTAGAGATAAACTTCCAAAAACGAGAAGTGGTAAGATCATGAGACGTGTGTTAAAAGCATGGGAATTAGATTTACCAACTGGCGATTTATCTACGATGGAAGATTGA